The Procambarus clarkii isolate CNS0578487 chromosome 46, FALCON_Pclarkii_2.0, whole genome shotgun sequence genome includes a region encoding these proteins:
- the LOC138350587 gene encoding sporozoite surface protein 2-like produces the protein MLTQFCYSVQPNRVQPNRVEPNRVEPNRVEPNRVEPNRVEPNRVEPNRVEPNRVKPNRVKPNRVEPNRVKPNRVEPNRVEPNRVKPNRVEPNRVKPNRVEPNRVKPNRVEPNRVEPNRVEPNRVKPNRVEPNRVKPNRVEPNRVKPNRVEPNRVEPNRVEPNRVKPNRVKPNRVEPNRVKPNRVEPNRVEPNRVEPNRVKPNRVEPNRVKPNRVEPNRVKPNRVEPNRVEPNKARLCWADTFVSEIIP, from the coding sequence ATGTTAACACAGTTTTGTTATAGTGTCCAGCCCAACAGAGTCCAGCCCAACAGAGTCGAGCCCAACAGAGTCGAGCCCAACAGAGTCGAGCCCAACAGAGTCGAGCCCAACAGAGTCGAGCCCAACAGAGTCGAGCCCAACAGAGTCGAGCCCAACAGAGTCAAGCCCAACAGAGTCAAGCCCAACAGAGTCGAGCCCAACAGAGTCAAGCCCAACAGAGTCGAGCCCAACAGAGTCGAGCCCAACAGAGTCAAGCCCAACAGAGTCGAGCCCAACAGAGTCAAGCCCAACAGAGTCGAGCCCAACAGAGTCAAGCCCAACAGAGTCGAGCCCAACAGAGTCGAGCCCAACAGAGTCGAGCCCAACAGAGTCAAGCCCAACAGAGTCGAGCCCAACAGAGTCAAGCCCAACAGAGTCGAGCCCAACAGAGTCAAGCCCAACAGAGTCGAGCCCAACAGAGTCGAGCCCAACAGAGTCGAGCCCAACAGAGTCAAGCCCAACAGAGTCAAGCCCAACAGAGTCGAGCCCAACAGAGTCAAGCCCAACAGAGTCGAGCCCAACAGAGTCGAGCCCAACAGAGTCGAGCCCAACAGAGTCAAGCCCAACAGAGTCGAGCCCAACAGAGTCAAGCCCAACAGAGTCGAGCCCAACAGAGTCAAGCCCAACAGAGTCGAGCCCAACAGAGTCGAGCCCAACAAAGCTCGACTCTGTTGGGCTGATACATTTGTATCTGAAATAATCCcatga